The genome window cgtttcattgagagggcgtggtcgggagcagtaaaattgaaaataaaatgaaactaggcgcatgaaataaaaaaaaatggtttattatgcttatttttaataaaaatacataagttaaacccaaaattcgcggatttccactatccctttaagttgCTTGAGTCAGACTCAGAAATAttaaaacacttttaaaatcAGACTCTTGAGTCATAAGGTAATCTGTAAAGATATCTCACGGAAGAAAAGACACATTTGAATGAAATAAGCTTTATTTCAATGAGACTTCAATTCAGAAAGACTTAAAATATAACTCCAGCTCTCAGGACATCAGGAGGAGGAAACAGCTGGCTTGCCTCTCATAGTTCTTCAAAACAATGCAGTGTGCATTCGCTCATGGTCTTTAAAGGTGAATACTTTGAGAAAAAGTTTTCCCACCCTCTTCACAGCTGAATGATTTTTCTCCtgtatgaatacgttgatgtgatttgagagcacctgatgtagtgaaagttttcccacactcttcacaccactatGGTTTTTCTCCTGCGTGAATGCGTTGATGTATTTTGAGAccacctgatgtagtgaaagttttcccacactcttcacagctgaacggtttttctcctgtatgAATACGTAGATGTATTTTGAGATTACCTGATTGAgcgaaagttttcccacactcttcacaccagtacggtttttctcctgtatgaatacggtgatgtgataTGAGAGCATCTGATCTAGCGAAAGTTTCCcaacactcttcacagctgaaaGATTTTTCTCCtgtatgaatacgttgatgtgatttgagattaCCTGAGTGAgcgaaagttttcccacactcttcacagctgaacggtttttctcctgtatgaatacgttgatgtgatttgagattaCCTGAGTGAgcgaaagttttcccacactcttcacagctgaacggtttttctcctgtatgaatacgttgatgtgatttgagatgaCCTGAGCGAGCGAaaattgtcccacactcttcacagctgaacggtttttctcctgtatgaatagttgatgtgatttgagatcaCCTGATTGAgcgaaagttgtcccacactcttcacagctgaacggtttttctcctgtgtgaataagCAGGTGGCGCTTTAAAGTTCCAGATCTTGTGAAGGATttgtcacattgctgacagctgtgacatctctcttttcctttcggtttctagaacagacagacagagaaggagagaaagttaatctaaaaagcataaatacattacattacatttagctgacgcttttatccaaagcgacttacaataaatgcgttcgaccaacaaaatacaaacttgaagaaaacagaatcataaagtacatcaggtttcatagagccaaacatttcaggtgctactcaactggctttagataagccagtcctttattagtatataagtgctttgttagtagttctatcgctcgaagtggagtcgaaagagatgagttttcagtctggaaggtgtgtgagctatctgctgtcctgatgtcaatgggagctcattccaccatcttggagccaggatagcaaacccacgtgtttttgctgatgggaacttgggtccccttcacagcgagggtgcagcgagccgtttggctgatgcagagcgtagagcacgtgctggggtgcacggtttaaccatgtcctggatgtaggaagggacagatccattcgcagaatggtacgcaagtaccagtgtcttgaagtggattctagcagttaccggaagccagtggagggagcggaggagcggcgtggtgtgggagaatttaggaaggttgaagaccagacgagccgctgcattctggatgagctgcagaggtcggatggcacatgtagGTAgatcagccaggagggagttgcagtagtctgtACTGTACTCGTTCGCAGGAgaaagtaggaagtggagcgcacaggagacagcagtttcattgcagactgttatgtttatgtggggaaataaatacattatttgagatatattgcAAACTCGGACTCGGGGTGTAGTTATTTGTTCAAGCACCGGATCGgaaaaacaggagagtctgtgaaCCAGTCTTGCCTTgacctatgtattcatgtctgtgactctcacagtatctgctgcccacagctgcttTATAGAAGAAAAACTCCTTCACgtcatgaaatctctgcggcgccaggaggcagtaacgtgtgactcagcagaatctgagaagagcagcaccagctgcaaagagctgtgtcttcactgtgtttaccctcattagaacagctaacgagcgaccgcaggctgctacgttttacacacacacacacacacacacactgaactgcCCAATTATTTCCCCTATTActgtatatatatctatatctgtTTTATGATTTCAGAGCCCCACTCTCCATTGTTGTTAATGTGGAAAATAAAACTCTagttttcataaccactgtcttgTAACCTCTTAAGCGTCTGATTAAGTCTGTGAGGCAGGTT of Pseudochaenichthys georgianus unplaced genomic scaffold, fPseGeo1.2 scaffold_264_arrow_ctg1, whole genome shotgun sequence contains these proteins:
- the LOC117442060 gene encoding zinc finger protein 708-like encodes the protein MDPWKKREAPGAQKPKGKERCHSCQQCDKSFTRSGTLKRHLLIHTGEKPFSCEECGTTFAQSGDLKSHQLFIQEKNRSAVKSVGQFSLAQVISNHINVFIQEKNRSAVKSVGKLSLTQVISNHINVFIQEKNRSAVKSVGKLSLTQVISNHINVFIQEKNLSAVKSVGKLSLDQMLSYHITVFIQEKNRTGVKSVGKLSLNQVISKYIYVFIQEKNRSAVKSVGKLSLHQVVSKYINAFTQEKNHSGVKSVGKLSLHQVLSNHINVFIQEKNHSAVKRVGKLFLKVFTFKDHERMHTALF